A region of Paramormyrops kingsleyae isolate MSU_618 chromosome 17, PKINGS_0.4, whole genome shotgun sequence DNA encodes the following proteins:
- the gigyf2 gene encoding GRB10-interacting GYF protein 2 isoform X4, translating to MAETQTLNFGPEWLRALSGGGSVTSPPLSPALPKYKLADYRYGREEMLALYVKDNKIPVDLQDKEFLPILQEEPLPPLALVPFTEEEQRNFSTSVNSAAVLRLTGRGGGTVAGAPRGRSSSRGRGRGRGDGGFYQRSFDDVEGGFGRGAREMHRSQSWEERGDRRFEKPGRKETEVSPAHFQLNHIRSNYEDGGTGTNRKHDFTRSESENWRTSREEQNGEEDEGGWRLAGPRRDPDRWRPHSPDGLRSSGWREHPDQRRRFPFDSRDEDRGYRRTRLGSGSQDDERDSLPEWCLDDADEEMGTFDSSGAFLSLKAPKEPIPEEAELDFRPSEECEERGRLEKEESEPEEAKELDRAGCDEEGDSGRPQDEAAPSQSPPAPSQAEPPADLPSPPSQPEKTDSPPERNERAALPNVQPELNHAACPAGATSSLVEATTLHHAPPVLPEISAPLPITQQKSPEMPSTLPAPLPFPEASAPVAGPMNQMDIDDDEGLKHFEQEAEKMVAYLQDNAVDDDRLAAKMVDRKKLTALPLTHEGALKWFYKDPQGEIQGPFSNQEMMEWFQAGYFTVSLLVKRGCDELFQPLGEIMKMWGRVPFTPGHSPPPFLGDVDQERLKRQRELTALNLYQLQQLQYQYLLRQQYAQALAQQQKAVALGSPQQQQQPAPQISHLLPPYQAVKLRTSEPPVTRSMSVPDSGSVWELQNQTSQPSGAASVQHVAHSAWESGSVWDLPIEPMAAPPTMEQMQQLEKVKAAQMEQDRREAELQAKREEEERKRREEEELARRSKEEALRRQREQEAALRRQKEEEERQAQERRREEEERRQREEMLRKQEEELRNQEELRRREEEKRLAEEAAVRQRLQEDQKKKEQEQRKKEQELQRQQELQRQQELQRQQELQRQQELQRQQELQKQQELQRQQELQRQQELQRQRQQQQEALRRLQQQQQLAQMKLPSSSKWGQQSSSLPSQTQTALSLAEIQKVEEERERLAREEKRQQQQQLMKVLQLQQQQQQQQAKLSGWGSVAKQPPAAKSLLEIQQEEAQQMKQQQKKEQQMGSSQQSRAQTRVNNMSNSVWGSISSSSPQWSSSELGSSIWGSPDTKNSNLGFWDEAVKEATVPSKRNSKNKNNANFGNSLSGRGNKKVEEEEQKLLKLFQGVTNSQDGFTQWCEQTLHALNTANNLDVPTFASFLKEVDSPYEVHDYVRAYLGDTPEAKDFAKHFLERRAKQKPMQQQQLPQPQQESVWGVNQTGLQSIFQSNHASMQQSSFETVQSGKKKKKQKMVRADPSLLGFSVNAASERLNMGEIETVEDF from the exons ATGGCGGAAACCCAGACACTCAACTTTGGACCTGAATG GCTTCGTGCTCTGTCCGGTGGAGGAAGTGTCACCTCTCCTCCACTCTCACCAGCATTGCCAAAGTATAAACTTGCAGATTACCGCTATGGAAGGGAAGAGATGCTTGCACTTTATGTAAAGGATAATAAG ATTCCTGTAGACTTACAAGATAAAGAATTTCTGCCTATTTTACAAGAGGAGCCCCTGCCGCCACTGGCACTGGTACCTTTTACAGAAGAAGAACAG AGAAACTTCTCAACGTCTGTAAATAGTGCCGCCGTGCTGCGACTAacagggagaggaggaggaacgGTGGCAGGGGCTCCACGAGGTCGAAGTTCCTCGAGAGGCAGAG GTCGGGGCCGCGGTGATGGAGGCTTTTACCAAAGAAGCTTTGATGATGTGGAAGGAGGGTTTGGTCGAGGTGCGCGAGAGATGCATCGTTCTCAGAGCTGGGAAGAGAG GGGGGACAGAAGGTTTGAAAAGCCAGGTCGAAAAGAAACAG AGGTTTCCCCGGCTCATTTTCAGCTGAATCATA TAAGGTCCAACTATGAGGATGGTGGGACAGGCACAAACCGGAAGCACGACTTCACACGTTCCGAGAGTGAGAACTGGCGCACGTCCCGAGAGGAGCAGAACGGTGAGGAGGATGAGGGGGGCTGGCGGCTAGCAGGCCCACGGCGAGATCCTGACCGGTGGCGCCCTCACAGCCCAG ATGGGCTCCGGTCATCGGGATGGCGGGAGCATCCAGACCAGCGCAGGCGCTTCCCCTTTGACTCCCGGGACGAGGACCGAGGGTATCGACGGACACGTCTCGGCAGTGGTAGTCAGGATGACGAACGGGACAGCCTTCCTGAGTGGTGCTTGGATGATGCTGATGAAGAGATGGGCACCTTTGACTCCTCCGGggcctttctctctctcaag GCTCCCAAAGAGCCCATTCCAGAGGAGGCAGAGCTAGATTTCAGGCCGTCGGAGGAGTGCGAAGAGCGGGGGCGGTTAGAGAAGGAGGAGAGTGAGCCGGAAGAGGCCAAAGAGCTGGACAGAGCAGGCTGTGATGAGGAGGGCG ATTCGGGAAGGCCCCAGGACGAGGCAGCGCCCTCGCAGTCTCCTCCAGCCCCGTCACAGGCTGAGCCCCCAGCTGACCTGCCCTCGCCTCCCAGCCAGCCCGAGAAGACGGATTCCCCCCCTGAAAGGAACGAGAGAGCCGCCCTTCCGAACGTGCAGCCAGAACTCAACCATGCGGCTTGCCCGGCCGGGGCAACCAGCAGCCTGGTGGAAGCCACCACTCTCCACCATGCCCCCCCTGTGCTTCCAG AAATCTCAGCCCCACTCCCCATAACACAGCAGAAGTCCCCAGAGATGCCTTCAACACTCCCAGCCCCACTACCTTTCCCAGAAGCCTCTGCTCCAGTAGCAGGACCCATGAATCAAATGGACATTGATGATGATGAGGGTCTGAAGCACTTTGAGCAG GAGGCTGAGAAGATGGTAGCATATCTCCAGGACAATGCTGTGGACGACGACCGGTTGGCAGCTAAAATGGTGGATCGGAAAAAGCTCACGGCCCTCCCGTTGACACACGAAGGGGCACTCAAATGGTTCTACAAGGACCCACAGGGAGAGATACAAG GGCCTTTCTCAAACCAGGAGATGATGGAGTGGTTTCAGGCCGGCTATTTCACCGTGTCCTTGCTGGTGAAAAGGGGCTGTGATGAACTCTTCCAACCCCTGGGTGAGATAATGAAGATGTGGGGGCGGGTCCCCTTTACACCAGGCCACTCACCGCCTCCATTCCTG GGTGACGTGGACCAGGAGAGGCTGAAGAGGCAACGCGAGCTGACGGCGCTCAACCTGTAtcagctgcagcagctgcagtATCAGTACCTTCTCAG GCAGCAGTATGCCCAGGCTCTGGCCCAGCAGCAGAAGGCCGTTGCCCTCGGTTccccacagcagcagcagcagccggcaCCACAGATCAGCCACTTGCTCCCACCATACCAGGCTGTGAAGTTAAG AACATCAGAACCACCTGTGACTCGTTCCATGTCTGTTCCTGACTCTGGTTCTGTGTGGGAGTTGCAAAACCAGACATCACAACCCTCTGGGGCAGCTAGCGTCCAGCATGTAGCTCACAGTG CCTGGGAAAGCGGAAGCGTGTGGGACCTGCCCATAGAACCTATGGCTGCACCACCAACAATGGAGCAGATGCAGCAGTTGGAAAAAGTAAAGGCTGCCCAG ATGGAGCAGGACAGACGGGAGGCGGAGCTCCAGGCAAAGAGGGAAGAGGAGGAGCGGAAGCgcagggaggaagaggagctggCGAGACGTTCCAAG GAGGAGGCGCTAAGACGGCAACGGGAGCAAGAGGCAGCACTACGCAggcagaaggaggaggaggagaggcagGCGCAAGAGAGGAGgagggaagaggaggagagaagGCAAAGGGAAGAAATGCTCCGCAAGCAG GAGGAGGAGCTGCGGAACCAGGAGGAGCTCCGCAGGCGGGAGGAGGAGAAGCGTTTGGCTGAAGAGGCAGCAGTTCGGCAGCGGCTACAGGAGGACCAGAAGAAGAAGGAACAGGAACAGCGAAAGAAGGAGCAGGAGCTCCAGAGGCAGCAGGAGCTCCAGAGGCAGCAGGAGCTCCAGAGGCAGCAGGAGCTCCAGAGGCAGCAGGAGCTCCAGAGGCAGCAGGAACTTCAGAAGCAGCAGGAGCTCCAACGACAACAGGAGTTGCAAAGGCAGCAGGAGCTGCAGAGGCaaagacagcagcagcaggaggcgctccgtcgactgcagcagcagcagcagctggcgcAGATGAAG CTTCCATCGTCCTCCAAGTGGGGCCAGCAGTCCAGCTCCCTGCCATCCCAGACACAGACCGCCTTATCCCTTGCGgagatccagaaggtggaggaggagagggagcgCCTGGCCCGAGAAGAG AagcgacagcagcagcagcagctaaTGAAAGTCCTCCAgctgcagcaacagcagcaacagcagcaggccAAGCTCTCGGGCTGGGGTAGCGTGGCGAAGCAGCCACCAGCCGCCAAGTCCCTGCTGGAGATACAGCAAGAGGAGGCCCAGCAGatgaagcagcagcagaagaagGAGCAGCAGATGGGCAGCAGCCAGCAGAGCCGGGCTCAGACGCGAGTG AACAATATGAGTAACTCAGTGTGGGGGTCCATCAGTAGCAGCTCCCCCCAGTGGAGCAGCTCGGAACTGGGCAGCAGCATCTGGGGCAGCCCTGATACTAAGAACTCCAACCTGGGCTTTTGGGATGAAGCCGTGAAGGAGGCCACAGTTCCCTCAAAGCGAAACTCCAAGAACAAGAACAATGCCAACTTTGG GAACTCACTGAGTGGCCGGGGAAATAAGAAGgtagaggaagaggagcagaagTTGCTGAAGCTCTTCCAGGGGGTCACCAACAGCCAGGATGGCTTCACGCAGTGGTGTGAGCAGACCCTGCATGCCCTCAACACCGCCAACAACCTGGACG TTCCTACGTTTGCCTCTTTCCTGAAGGAGGTGGATTCCCCCTATGAGGTCCACGACTATGTAAGAGCCTACCTAGGAGATACACCCGAGGCGAAGGACTTTGCCAAGCACTTTCTGGAGCGTCGTGCCAAACAGAAACccatgcagcagcagcagctgccaCAGCCACAGCAG GAATCTGTCTGGGGAGTTAACCAGACTGGATTACAGTCTATCTTCCAGTCGAATCATGCAAGTATGCAGCAGTCCAGCTTTGAGACCGTGCAGTCtgggaagaagaagaagaaacaaAAGATGGTACGAGCTGACCCCAGCCTCTTAG GTTTTTCTGTGAATGCGGCATCTGAGCGGCTGAATATGGGGGAGATTGAGACAGTGGAGGACTTTTGA
- the gigyf2 gene encoding GRB10-interacting GYF protein 2 isoform X1, giving the protein MAETQTLNFGPEWLRALSGGGSVTSPPLSPALPKYKLADYRYGREEMLALYVKDNKIPVDLQDKEFLPILQEEPLPPLALVPFTEEEQRNFSTSVNSAAVLRLTGRGGGTVAGAPRGRSSSRGRGRGRGDGGFYQRSFDDVEGGFGRGAREMHRSQSWEERGDRRFEKPGRKETEVSPAHFQLNHIRSNYEDGGTGTNRKHDFTRSESENWRTSREEQNGEEDEGGWRLAGPRRDPDRWRPHSPDGLRSSGWREHPDQRRRFPFDSRDEDRGYRRTRLGSGSQDDERDSLPEWCLDDADEEMGTFDSSGAFLSLKVRGTELSNLPSRKKAPKEPIPEEAELDFRPSEECEERGRLEKEESEPEEAKELDRAGCDEEGDSGRPQDEAAPSQSPPAPSQAEPPADLPSPPSQPEKTDSPPERNERAALPNVQPELNHAACPAGATSSLVEATTLHHAPPVLPEISAPLPITQQKSPEMPSTLPAPLPFPEASAPVAGPMNQMDIDDDEGLKHFEQEAEKMVAYLQDNAVDDDRLAAKMVDRKKLTALPLTHEGALKWFYKDPQGEIQGPFSNQEMMEWFQAGYFTVSLLVKRGCDELFQPLGEIMKMWGRVPFTPGHSPPPFLGDVDQERLKRQRELTALNLYQLQQLQYQYLLRQQYAQALAQQQKAVALGSPQQQQQPAPQISHLLPPYQAVKLRTSEPPVTRSMSVPDSGSVWELQNQTSQPSGAASVQHVAHSAWESGSVWDLPIEPMAAPPTMEQMQQLEKVKAAQMEQDRREAELQAKREEEERKRREEEELARRSKEEALRRQREQEAALRRQKEEEERQAQERRREEEERRQREEMLRKQEEELRNQEELRRREEEKRLAEEAAVRQRLQEDQKKKEQEQRKKEQELQRQQELQRQQELQRQQELQRQQELQRQQELQKQQELQRQQELQRQQELQRQRQQQQEALRRLQQQQQLAQMKLPSSSKWGQQSSSLPSQTQTALSLAEIQKVEEERERLAREEKRQQQQQLMKVLQLQQQQQQQQAKLSGWGSVAKQPPAAKSLLEIQQEEAQQMKQQQKKEQQMGSSQQSRAQTRVNNMSNSVWGSISSSSPQWSSSELGSSIWGSPDTKNSNLGFWDEAVKEATVPSKRNSKNKNNANFGNSLSGRGNKKVEEEEQKLLKLFQGVTNSQDGFTQWCEQTLHALNTANNLDVPTFASFLKEVDSPYEVHDYVRAYLGDTPEAKDFAKHFLERRAKQKPMQQQQLPQPQQESVWGVNQTGLQSIFQSNHASMQQSSFETVQSGKKKKKQKMVRADPSLLGFSVNAASERLNMGEIETVEDF; this is encoded by the exons ATGGCGGAAACCCAGACACTCAACTTTGGACCTGAATG GCTTCGTGCTCTGTCCGGTGGAGGAAGTGTCACCTCTCCTCCACTCTCACCAGCATTGCCAAAGTATAAACTTGCAGATTACCGCTATGGAAGGGAAGAGATGCTTGCACTTTATGTAAAGGATAATAAG ATTCCTGTAGACTTACAAGATAAAGAATTTCTGCCTATTTTACAAGAGGAGCCCCTGCCGCCACTGGCACTGGTACCTTTTACAGAAGAAGAACAG AGAAACTTCTCAACGTCTGTAAATAGTGCCGCCGTGCTGCGACTAacagggagaggaggaggaacgGTGGCAGGGGCTCCACGAGGTCGAAGTTCCTCGAGAGGCAGAG GTCGGGGCCGCGGTGATGGAGGCTTTTACCAAAGAAGCTTTGATGATGTGGAAGGAGGGTTTGGTCGAGGTGCGCGAGAGATGCATCGTTCTCAGAGCTGGGAAGAGAG GGGGGACAGAAGGTTTGAAAAGCCAGGTCGAAAAGAAACAG AGGTTTCCCCGGCTCATTTTCAGCTGAATCATA TAAGGTCCAACTATGAGGATGGTGGGACAGGCACAAACCGGAAGCACGACTTCACACGTTCCGAGAGTGAGAACTGGCGCACGTCCCGAGAGGAGCAGAACGGTGAGGAGGATGAGGGGGGCTGGCGGCTAGCAGGCCCACGGCGAGATCCTGACCGGTGGCGCCCTCACAGCCCAG ATGGGCTCCGGTCATCGGGATGGCGGGAGCATCCAGACCAGCGCAGGCGCTTCCCCTTTGACTCCCGGGACGAGGACCGAGGGTATCGACGGACACGTCTCGGCAGTGGTAGTCAGGATGACGAACGGGACAGCCTTCCTGAGTGGTGCTTGGATGATGCTGATGAAGAGATGGGCACCTTTGACTCCTCCGGggcctttctctctctcaagGTGAGGGGCACTGAGCTCTCCAACCTCCCATCACGCAAG AAGGCTCCCAAAGAGCCCATTCCAGAGGAGGCAGAGCTAGATTTCAGGCCGTCGGAGGAGTGCGAAGAGCGGGGGCGGTTAGAGAAGGAGGAGAGTGAGCCGGAAGAGGCCAAAGAGCTGGACAGAGCAGGCTGTGATGAGGAGGGCG ATTCGGGAAGGCCCCAGGACGAGGCAGCGCCCTCGCAGTCTCCTCCAGCCCCGTCACAGGCTGAGCCCCCAGCTGACCTGCCCTCGCCTCCCAGCCAGCCCGAGAAGACGGATTCCCCCCCTGAAAGGAACGAGAGAGCCGCCCTTCCGAACGTGCAGCCAGAACTCAACCATGCGGCTTGCCCGGCCGGGGCAACCAGCAGCCTGGTGGAAGCCACCACTCTCCACCATGCCCCCCCTGTGCTTCCAG AAATCTCAGCCCCACTCCCCATAACACAGCAGAAGTCCCCAGAGATGCCTTCAACACTCCCAGCCCCACTACCTTTCCCAGAAGCCTCTGCTCCAGTAGCAGGACCCATGAATCAAATGGACATTGATGATGATGAGGGTCTGAAGCACTTTGAGCAG GAGGCTGAGAAGATGGTAGCATATCTCCAGGACAATGCTGTGGACGACGACCGGTTGGCAGCTAAAATGGTGGATCGGAAAAAGCTCACGGCCCTCCCGTTGACACACGAAGGGGCACTCAAATGGTTCTACAAGGACCCACAGGGAGAGATACAAG GGCCTTTCTCAAACCAGGAGATGATGGAGTGGTTTCAGGCCGGCTATTTCACCGTGTCCTTGCTGGTGAAAAGGGGCTGTGATGAACTCTTCCAACCCCTGGGTGAGATAATGAAGATGTGGGGGCGGGTCCCCTTTACACCAGGCCACTCACCGCCTCCATTCCTG GGTGACGTGGACCAGGAGAGGCTGAAGAGGCAACGCGAGCTGACGGCGCTCAACCTGTAtcagctgcagcagctgcagtATCAGTACCTTCTCAG GCAGCAGTATGCCCAGGCTCTGGCCCAGCAGCAGAAGGCCGTTGCCCTCGGTTccccacagcagcagcagcagccggcaCCACAGATCAGCCACTTGCTCCCACCATACCAGGCTGTGAAGTTAAG AACATCAGAACCACCTGTGACTCGTTCCATGTCTGTTCCTGACTCTGGTTCTGTGTGGGAGTTGCAAAACCAGACATCACAACCCTCTGGGGCAGCTAGCGTCCAGCATGTAGCTCACAGTG CCTGGGAAAGCGGAAGCGTGTGGGACCTGCCCATAGAACCTATGGCTGCACCACCAACAATGGAGCAGATGCAGCAGTTGGAAAAAGTAAAGGCTGCCCAG ATGGAGCAGGACAGACGGGAGGCGGAGCTCCAGGCAAAGAGGGAAGAGGAGGAGCGGAAGCgcagggaggaagaggagctggCGAGACGTTCCAAG GAGGAGGCGCTAAGACGGCAACGGGAGCAAGAGGCAGCACTACGCAggcagaaggaggaggaggagaggcagGCGCAAGAGAGGAGgagggaagaggaggagagaagGCAAAGGGAAGAAATGCTCCGCAAGCAG GAGGAGGAGCTGCGGAACCAGGAGGAGCTCCGCAGGCGGGAGGAGGAGAAGCGTTTGGCTGAAGAGGCAGCAGTTCGGCAGCGGCTACAGGAGGACCAGAAGAAGAAGGAACAGGAACAGCGAAAGAAGGAGCAGGAGCTCCAGAGGCAGCAGGAGCTCCAGAGGCAGCAGGAGCTCCAGAGGCAGCAGGAGCTCCAGAGGCAGCAGGAGCTCCAGAGGCAGCAGGAACTTCAGAAGCAGCAGGAGCTCCAACGACAACAGGAGTTGCAAAGGCAGCAGGAGCTGCAGAGGCaaagacagcagcagcaggaggcgctccgtcgactgcagcagcagcagcagctggcgcAGATGAAG CTTCCATCGTCCTCCAAGTGGGGCCAGCAGTCCAGCTCCCTGCCATCCCAGACACAGACCGCCTTATCCCTTGCGgagatccagaaggtggaggaggagagggagcgCCTGGCCCGAGAAGAG AagcgacagcagcagcagcagctaaTGAAAGTCCTCCAgctgcagcaacagcagcaacagcagcaggccAAGCTCTCGGGCTGGGGTAGCGTGGCGAAGCAGCCACCAGCCGCCAAGTCCCTGCTGGAGATACAGCAAGAGGAGGCCCAGCAGatgaagcagcagcagaagaagGAGCAGCAGATGGGCAGCAGCCAGCAGAGCCGGGCTCAGACGCGAGTG AACAATATGAGTAACTCAGTGTGGGGGTCCATCAGTAGCAGCTCCCCCCAGTGGAGCAGCTCGGAACTGGGCAGCAGCATCTGGGGCAGCCCTGATACTAAGAACTCCAACCTGGGCTTTTGGGATGAAGCCGTGAAGGAGGCCACAGTTCCCTCAAAGCGAAACTCCAAGAACAAGAACAATGCCAACTTTGG GAACTCACTGAGTGGCCGGGGAAATAAGAAGgtagaggaagaggagcagaagTTGCTGAAGCTCTTCCAGGGGGTCACCAACAGCCAGGATGGCTTCACGCAGTGGTGTGAGCAGACCCTGCATGCCCTCAACACCGCCAACAACCTGGACG TTCCTACGTTTGCCTCTTTCCTGAAGGAGGTGGATTCCCCCTATGAGGTCCACGACTATGTAAGAGCCTACCTAGGAGATACACCCGAGGCGAAGGACTTTGCCAAGCACTTTCTGGAGCGTCGTGCCAAACAGAAACccatgcagcagcagcagctgccaCAGCCACAGCAG GAATCTGTCTGGGGAGTTAACCAGACTGGATTACAGTCTATCTTCCAGTCGAATCATGCAAGTATGCAGCAGTCCAGCTTTGAGACCGTGCAGTCtgggaagaagaagaagaaacaaAAGATGGTACGAGCTGACCCCAGCCTCTTAG GTTTTTCTGTGAATGCGGCATCTGAGCGGCTGAATATGGGGGAGATTGAGACAGTGGAGGACTTTTGA